Proteins encoded within one genomic window of Streptomyces sp. NBC_01314:
- a CDS encoding type 1 glutamine amidotransferase domain-containing protein codes for MAKILFVITASDHWTLADATRQPAGFWAEEAIGPYQVFREAGYQIAAATPGGVPPTADALSLTAEFNGGEEGAQRMRTALREASELAHPMRIEDVNIDDYAAVFYPGGWGPMEDLPDDAASGRLLTQWLASGKPVSLVCHGPAALLATIGADGTSPFAGYRMTGLSNAEEKLNGLADRAKWLLQDRLVDELGADYRESEPFAPHVETDRTLYTGQNPGSAVPLAHELVRALAG; via the coding sequence ATGGCGAAGATCCTCTTCGTGATCACCGCGTCCGACCACTGGACGCTGGCCGACGCAACCCGGCAGCCGGCCGGCTTCTGGGCCGAGGAAGCAATCGGCCCCTACCAGGTCTTCAGGGAAGCCGGATACCAGATCGCGGCGGCGACACCCGGCGGCGTGCCGCCCACGGCGGACGCGCTCAGCCTCACCGCGGAGTTCAACGGCGGCGAGGAAGGCGCGCAGCGCATGCGCACCGCCCTGCGCGAGGCGAGCGAGCTCGCGCACCCGATGCGCATCGAGGACGTGAACATCGACGACTACGCGGCGGTGTTCTACCCCGGCGGCTGGGGCCCGATGGAGGACCTGCCCGACGACGCCGCCTCCGGCCGGCTGCTCACCCAGTGGCTCGCCTCGGGCAAGCCGGTGTCCCTGGTGTGCCACGGCCCCGCGGCGCTGCTGGCCACCATCGGTGCGGACGGCACGTCGCCGTTCGCCGGCTACCGGATGACCGGCCTGTCCAACGCCGAGGAGAAACTCAACGGTCTCGCGGACCGCGCGAAGTGGCTGCTGCAGGACCGCCTCGTCGACGAACTCGGCGCCGACTACCGTGAGAGCGAGCCGTTCGCCCCGCACGTCGAGACCGACCGCACCCTGTACACCGGCCAGAACCCGGGCTCCGCGGTCCCGCTGGCCCACGAGCTCGTCAGGGCACTGGCGGGCTGA
- a CDS encoding TetR/AcrR family transcriptional regulator, which yields MPRNRQQIPREERAGDLLAAATELFLAKGYAKTTMADISAAAGVARGNVYWYFASKDDIFAAVMDRMLSREIRTLSAEQAGADPLSRLVRGLSDMRYSRPLHQAMHDRLPHSEAVRAAHNTFLGWIVGLVDEVMAERGLDGDPDIDAALLRDTVVAVFEGANVPNDRNRPAHEMIRLLMESVLAGRSPVKRA from the coding sequence ATGCCGCGGAACCGCCAACAGATTCCCCGTGAAGAACGGGCGGGTGATCTGCTGGCCGCGGCCACCGAGCTTTTCCTGGCCAAGGGCTACGCCAAGACCACGATGGCCGACATCAGTGCCGCCGCCGGTGTGGCCAGGGGCAATGTCTACTGGTACTTCGCCTCGAAGGACGACATCTTCGCCGCGGTGATGGACCGGATGCTCAGCCGGGAGATCCGCACCCTCAGCGCGGAGCAGGCGGGCGCCGACCCGCTGAGCCGGCTGGTGCGCGGGCTGTCCGACATGCGCTATTCCCGGCCGCTGCACCAGGCCATGCACGACCGACTTCCGCATTCGGAGGCGGTTCGGGCCGCCCACAACACCTTCCTGGGCTGGATCGTCGGACTGGTCGACGAGGTCATGGCCGAGCGCGGCCTCGACGGCGACCCGGACATCGATGCCGCGCTCCTCCGCGATACCGTGGTCGCCGTGTTCGAAGGCGCGAACGTGCCCAACGACCGGAACAGACCGGCACACGAGATGATCCGCCTCCTGATGGAGTCCGTCCTGGCGGGGCGTTCACCGGTCAAGAGGGCGTGA
- a CDS encoding zinc-dependent alcohol dehydrogenase family protein: MRATIIHGPRDIRVENAPEPKIVAPTDAVIRTVATCVCGSDLWSYRGINPVTEAQPIGHEYVGIVEEVGSDVSTVRPGQFVIGSFIASDNTCPNCRAGYQTNCLHRDFPNGCQAEYIRIPLADGTLVTVPEQPAEELIPDLLALSDVMGTGWYAAKAAEVKPGSTAVVVGDGAVGLSGVIAAKELGAERVIAMSRHASRQKLALEFGATDIVTERGEEGIARVKELTNGIGADSVLECVGTQESMHQALQSTRPGGNVGFVGMPHDVQIDGQQLFFSHVGLRGGPAPVRAYLPDLIERVFSGRINPGKVFDLTLPLDEAAEGYKAMDERRAIKTLLRP; encoded by the coding sequence ATGCGAGCAACCATCATTCACGGCCCCCGGGACATCCGGGTGGAGAACGCCCCCGAGCCGAAGATCGTGGCGCCCACGGACGCCGTCATCCGTACCGTCGCCACCTGCGTGTGCGGCTCGGACCTATGGAGCTACCGAGGCATCAACCCGGTCACCGAGGCGCAGCCGATCGGCCACGAGTACGTCGGCATCGTCGAGGAGGTCGGCAGCGACGTATCGACCGTCAGGCCCGGCCAGTTCGTCATCGGCTCCTTCATCGCCTCCGACAACACCTGCCCGAACTGCCGGGCCGGCTACCAGACCAACTGCCTGCACCGGGACTTCCCCAACGGCTGCCAGGCCGAGTACATCCGCATCCCCCTCGCCGACGGCACCCTGGTCACCGTGCCGGAGCAGCCGGCCGAGGAGCTGATCCCGGACCTGCTGGCCCTGTCCGACGTCATGGGCACCGGCTGGTACGCCGCCAAGGCGGCCGAGGTCAAACCGGGTTCGACGGCCGTGGTCGTCGGGGACGGCGCGGTGGGCCTGTCCGGCGTCATCGCCGCGAAGGAACTGGGCGCCGAACGCGTCATCGCCATGAGCCGGCACGCCTCCCGGCAGAAGCTGGCCCTGGAGTTCGGCGCCACCGACATCGTCACCGAACGCGGCGAGGAAGGCATCGCCCGCGTCAAGGAACTGACGAACGGCATCGGCGCGGACTCGGTCCTCGAGTGCGTCGGCACCCAGGAGTCGATGCACCAGGCCCTGCAGTCCACGCGCCCGGGCGGCAACGTCGGCTTCGTCGGTATGCCGCACGACGTGCAGATCGACGGCCAGCAGCTCTTCTTCTCCCACGTCGGGCTGCGCGGTGGCCCCGCTCCGGTCCGGGCCTACCTTCCCGACCTCATCGAGCGTGTCTTCAGCGGCCGCATCAACCCGGGCAAGGTCTTCGACCTCACCCTGCCCCTGGACGAGGCCGCAGAAGGCTACAAGGCCATGGACGAACGCCGCGCCATCAAGACGCTGCTCCGTCCGTAA
- a CDS encoding FAD-dependent monooxygenase gives MSDRSETAGSRRVLVVGAGPVGLSLAIELGGRGVPVTVIDQGDGRVPFPAGEAIFSRTMEHLRRWGRAEEARAESAPPTDYPHRTVFATSVTGHVLAEFDHGVTNRSPGVYGPLTPEGPAFLSKFSFLPLLERTARSLPGVEIRFGTRLETFEQDSDGVLAVVRDLESGASETLAGAYLVACDGGRSAVRRTLGIEFEGMFAQGQNFAVHFRAPQLLDLLKERSGGPAVQIHTLSSPRRPYITVVNGVDEWRLSVYLDEEPEPGDAVAWVHEAVGAPIDVEILTAQPWSGHCVVARSYRAGRVFLAGDAAHLLWPKGGFGANTGIGDAVDLGWKLAAVLQGWGGPGLLDSYEPERRPIAVRNVTEASSNWTSDSRLTPDAVLYRADAEGERARDEMGELIRRSRGKEFRCTGVQLGYRYSGSPICVPDGTPEPPDEPDDYVPSTWPGCRAPHLWMPDGSSVLDHFGRGFVLVISGSADPSALVKAAAQRGVPLTLLRLADPAAARLYERPLVLVRPDGHVGWRGERAPADSVAVFDRLRGQRSEIRPRVHSR, from the coding sequence GTGTCTGACCGGAGCGAAACAGCCGGATCTCGGCGTGTCCTAGTCGTGGGGGCGGGGCCTGTGGGTCTCTCGCTCGCGATCGAGCTGGGGGGGCGCGGTGTACCGGTGACAGTGATCGATCAAGGCGACGGCCGCGTGCCCTTCCCGGCGGGCGAGGCGATCTTCTCCCGCACCATGGAACACCTTCGGCGCTGGGGCCGTGCGGAGGAAGCGCGCGCGGAGTCGGCACCGCCCACGGACTACCCGCACCGTACGGTGTTCGCCACATCAGTGACGGGACACGTACTCGCCGAATTCGATCACGGGGTCACGAACCGATCCCCCGGCGTCTACGGCCCGCTGACGCCGGAGGGGCCCGCGTTCCTGTCCAAGTTCTCGTTCCTGCCGCTGCTCGAACGGACGGCGCGAAGCCTGCCCGGCGTCGAGATCAGGTTCGGGACGCGCCTGGAGACGTTCGAGCAGGACTCCGACGGTGTCCTCGCCGTGGTGCGTGACCTGGAGAGCGGCGCCTCCGAGACCCTGGCCGGCGCGTACCTCGTGGCCTGTGACGGTGGCCGTAGCGCCGTCCGGCGAACGCTGGGCATCGAGTTCGAGGGCATGTTCGCGCAGGGCCAGAACTTCGCGGTGCATTTCCGTGCGCCGCAACTGCTGGACCTGCTCAAGGAGCGGTCGGGCGGCCCGGCGGTGCAGATCCACACGCTGTCGTCGCCGCGCAGGCCGTACATCACGGTGGTCAACGGCGTGGACGAGTGGCGGCTCTCCGTCTACCTGGACGAGGAGCCCGAGCCCGGGGACGCGGTCGCCTGGGTGCACGAAGCCGTCGGGGCGCCCATCGACGTGGAGATCCTCACCGCGCAGCCCTGGAGCGGGCACTGCGTCGTGGCCCGCAGCTACCGTGCGGGCCGGGTGTTCCTCGCAGGCGACGCGGCGCATCTGCTGTGGCCCAAGGGGGGCTTCGGCGCCAACACCGGGATCGGCGACGCCGTGGACCTCGGCTGGAAACTCGCCGCGGTCCTCCAGGGCTGGGGCGGCCCCGGGCTGCTCGACAGCTACGAACCGGAGCGGCGGCCGATCGCCGTCCGCAACGTCACGGAAGCGTCGAGCAACTGGACGTCCGACTCCCGGCTCACACCCGATGCCGTGCTCTACCGCGCGGACGCGGAGGGCGAACGGGCCCGCGATGAGATGGGCGAGCTGATCCGCCGGTCGAGGGGCAAGGAGTTCCGCTGCACGGGCGTCCAGCTCGGGTACCGCTACAGCGGCTCCCCGATCTGCGTGCCGGACGGCACCCCGGAGCCGCCCGACGAGCCGGACGACTACGTCCCGTCGACGTGGCCCGGTTGCCGCGCACCGCACCTGTGGATGCCCGACGGCAGCTCGGTGCTCGACCACTTCGGCCGCGGCTTCGTGCTGGTGATCTCGGGGTCGGCGGACCCGTCCGCGCTGGTGAAGGCCGCGGCGCAGCGTGGCGTGCCGTTGACCTTGCTGCGCCTGGCCGATCCGGCCGCGGCGAGGCTCTACGAGCGGCCGCTGGTCCTGGTCCGCCCCGACGGGCACGTCGGGTGGCGGGGCGAGCGGGCCCCCGCCGACTCCGTCGCGGTGTTCGACCGGCTGCGCGGGCAGAGGTCGGAAATCCGGCCGCGGGTTCACTCACGGTGA
- a CDS encoding nuclear transport factor 2 family protein — MSDSPNLALIRRLYESGMAPEVTAEVMAPDLVWDITPGFPNSGVYHGWDSAAKDFFGRTMPNYESFGAVAEEFYADDEGHVFVLGHYHAQTKTGNKADVRFIHLWTVRDGRAVSMRQAADSHVLQEALKG, encoded by the coding sequence ATGTCCGACTCCCCGAACCTCGCCCTCATCCGCCGGCTCTACGAATCCGGAATGGCCCCGGAAGTCACCGCCGAGGTCATGGCGCCGGACCTCGTGTGGGACATCACCCCCGGCTTCCCCAACAGCGGCGTCTACCACGGCTGGGACAGCGCGGCGAAGGACTTCTTCGGCAGGACGATGCCGAACTACGAGTCCTTCGGGGCGGTGGCGGAGGAGTTCTACGCCGACGACGAAGGCCATGTCTTCGTGTTGGGGCACTACCACGCCCAGACGAAGACCGGGAACAAGGCCGACGTCCGCTTCATCCACCTGTGGACCGTCCGCGACGGCAGGGCCGTCAGCATGCGCCAGGCCGCCGACAGCCACGTCCTGCAGGAAGCCCTCAAGGGCTGA
- a CDS encoding helix-turn-helix domain-containing protein, translated as MNRNPHLNELGEFLKARRAEVSPSQVGLREGQRRRVSGLRREEVALLAAISTEYYTRIEQGRLQASAPLLNEIAQALRLNDDQRTYLFDLAAKGTPRPPTSGDRQQVDTQLQRMLDDLTASPAFVIGRRTDILGWNRLAAALWTDFGRYPQQERVFVRLLFTEPWMRELYTDWEEVTRLAIAQLRMESARYPGDERLTTLVEELSTRDAQFRQWWTAHDVAMRGKGVKKLRHPVIGDLTLDWNTLTCGTDPDQHIIVWNAEPGSPSHDGLRLLASWAADHKRTSSDTVA; from the coding sequence ATGAACCGCAATCCTCATCTGAACGAGCTGGGTGAGTTCCTCAAGGCCCGCCGCGCCGAGGTCAGCCCTTCCCAGGTCGGACTCCGCGAGGGGCAACGGCGGCGGGTGAGCGGTCTGCGCCGCGAGGAAGTAGCCCTGCTCGCCGCGATCAGCACCGAGTACTACACACGGATCGAACAGGGCCGCCTCCAGGCATCGGCACCCCTTTTGAACGAGATCGCCCAGGCACTCCGCCTCAACGACGACCAGCGCACCTACCTCTTCGACCTCGCGGCGAAAGGGACGCCGCGCCCACCCACCTCGGGCGACCGTCAGCAGGTGGACACACAGCTGCAGCGCATGCTGGACGACCTCACCGCCTCCCCCGCCTTCGTCATCGGCCGGCGCACCGACATCCTGGGCTGGAACCGGCTCGCCGCCGCCCTGTGGACCGATTTCGGACGCTACCCGCAACAGGAACGCGTATTCGTCCGGCTGCTGTTCACCGAACCCTGGATGCGCGAGCTGTACACCGACTGGGAAGAAGTCACCCGGCTGGCCATCGCCCAGCTGCGCATGGAAAGCGCACGCTACCCCGGCGACGAGCGCCTCACCACCCTGGTCGAGGAACTCTCCACCCGCGACGCACAGTTCCGGCAGTGGTGGACCGCACACGACGTCGCCATGCGCGGCAAAGGCGTCAAGAAACTCCGTCACCCCGTGATCGGCGACCTCACACTCGACTGGAACACCCTCACCTGCGGCACAGACCCCGACCAGCACATCATCGTATGGAACGCCGAACCCGGATCCCCCTCCCACGACGGACTACGCCTCCTGGCCTCCTGGGCCGCAGACCACAAACGGACCTCGTCCGACACCGTCGCGTAG
- a CDS encoding cupin domain-containing protein, whose product MELLKQPPPRKLPAEWFTGDAYANVIRRGEAPSGMRANMVRFTPGARTAWHSHALGQTLCIVEGIALVQSRGGDIIEAHPGDIIDTPAGEEHWHGAAPDQFMIHLALWGTDDVTWLEHVSDDEYHGPRVGTRTRTRT is encoded by the coding sequence ATGGAACTGCTGAAGCAGCCCCCGCCCAGGAAGCTTCCCGCCGAGTGGTTCACCGGCGACGCCTACGCCAACGTGATCCGCCGCGGCGAGGCCCCCTCCGGGATGCGGGCCAACATGGTCCGGTTCACTCCCGGCGCCCGCACCGCCTGGCACTCCCACGCCCTGGGACAGACCCTCTGCATCGTCGAGGGCATCGCCTTGGTGCAGTCGCGTGGCGGAGACATCATCGAGGCTCATCCCGGCGACATCATCGACACGCCCGCGGGTGAGGAGCACTGGCACGGGGCCGCGCCCGACCAGTTCATGATCCATCTCGCTCTCTGGGGGACCGACGACGTCACCTGGCTGGAGCACGTTTCGGACGACGAGTACCACGGCCCGCGCGTCGGCACCCGCACCCGCACCCGCACCTGA
- a CDS encoding nuclear transport factor 2 family protein, producing the protein MTPSSRHTGRVFRGRDEILGFLKAREADTGRQTVHVLANEVVTGQDDGSDAKGIELRAMVLLHVRQPDGAYILDRVLNTVHRLRYAGGEWRITHRASRPLHPTV; encoded by the coding sequence ATGACGCCGAGTTCGAGGCACACGGGCCGGGTCTTCCGGGGGCGTGACGAGATACTCGGCTTCCTGAAGGCGCGGGAGGCCGACACCGGACGCCAGACCGTCCATGTGCTCGCCAACGAGGTCGTCACCGGTCAGGACGACGGAAGCGACGCCAAGGGCATCGAGTTGCGGGCCATGGTTCTGCTGCACGTCCGGCAGCCCGACGGCGCCTACATCCTGGACCGCGTCCTCAACACCGTTCACCGGCTCCGCTACGCCGGCGGGGAATGGCGGATCACTCACCGTGCGTCGAGGCCGTTGCACCCCACCGTCTGA
- a CDS encoding zinc-binding dehydrogenase: MGAVPIAYGPGLADRVHAASPEGVRAAADLVGADEAVDVSVELVADRSRIATIAGFARGAQAGIKLLGGGPGPDPGTDVRAAARLRLTEAAEAARLRVLIAGSYPLGEAAAAHRQVMSGHTGGKIVLAPSRRLPGCPAPSCRRRHGPGTVPPSRPTEAGSPLPQNEPSVSRQDPFLAVRPVPLAVYTQL; encoded by the coding sequence TTGGGAGCGGTCCCGATCGCGTACGGGCCGGGTCTGGCAGACCGGGTACACGCGGCATCGCCGGAGGGCGTCCGCGCGGCGGCCGACCTGGTGGGCGCCGACGAGGCGGTGGACGTCTCGGTGGAACTCGTGGCGGACCGTTCCCGTATCGCCACCATCGCGGGCTTCGCGCGCGGCGCCCAGGCCGGTATCAAGCTCCTCGGCGGCGGGCCCGGCCCGGATCCGGGCACGGACGTCCGTGCCGCCGCCCGCCTGCGGCTCACCGAGGCCGCGGAGGCCGCGCGACTGCGCGTCCTGATCGCCGGCAGCTACCCGCTCGGCGAAGCCGCCGCCGCCCATCGCCAGGTCATGAGCGGTCACACCGGCGGAAAAATCGTCCTGGCACCATCTCGCAGGCTTCCGGGATGCCCGGCACCGTCGTGCCGCCGTCGCCATGGGCCAGGAACGGTTCCACCGAGTCGGCCAACAGAGGCCGGCTCGCCACTCCCACAGAACGAGCCATCTGTCTCTCGCCAAGACCCCTTCCTCGCCGTCAGGCCGGTTCCGCTCGCTGTCTACACTCAGTTGTGA
- a CDS encoding fumarylacetoacetate hydrolase family protein produces the protein MTRLVSTAKGIGRLDDDGQTVALLDLDATDLGAALQAGLDIASIATAAVRDRVPMAQAQLIAPVPKPSKIWAVGYAYAGHRTEVGYTGTAKHPVIFLKAPSSVIGTGERIRFPKAAPDEVDYEGELAVVIGRRATDVQEADAYSFVAGFTICNDVSARDVQKGRVPGRAANVTAAKSFDTFTPMGPTLATLDEFADPDDLHLRTWVSGELRQDARTSQLIHPVSALVSYLSRQTTLEPGDVIATGTPAGVGHKQGLFLRSGDEVRIEIEGIGTLVNTCA, from the coding sequence GTGACCAGGCTCGTCAGTACGGCCAAGGGCATCGGCAGACTCGATGACGACGGCCAGACCGTCGCCCTCCTCGACCTCGACGCGACGGACCTCGGTGCCGCTCTGCAGGCCGGCCTCGACATCGCCTCCATCGCCACGGCCGCGGTCCGTGACCGCGTACCCATGGCCCAGGCCCAGCTCATCGCCCCCGTGCCGAAACCCTCCAAGATCTGGGCGGTGGGTTACGCCTACGCCGGTCACCGCACCGAGGTGGGCTACACCGGCACGGCAAAGCACCCGGTCATCTTTCTGAAGGCTCCGTCCTCGGTGATCGGCACGGGGGAGCGGATCCGCTTCCCGAAGGCGGCCCCGGACGAGGTCGACTACGAAGGCGAACTCGCCGTCGTCATCGGCAGGCGCGCCACCGACGTGCAGGAGGCGGACGCGTACTCGTTCGTCGCCGGCTTCACGATCTGCAACGACGTCAGCGCGCGCGATGTCCAGAAGGGGCGGGTTCCCGGCCGGGCCGCCAACGTCACCGCGGCCAAGAGCTTCGACACCTTCACCCCCATGGGCCCCACCCTGGCCACGCTCGACGAGTTCGCCGATCCCGATGACCTGCACCTGCGTACCTGGGTCAGCGGCGAGCTCCGCCAGGACGCGCGTACCTCCCAGCTCATCCACCCGGTTTCCGCGCTGGTTTCCTACCTGTCGCGGCAGACGACCCTCGAACCCGGCGACGTGATCGCCACCGGCACACCGGCCGGCGTCGGGCACAAACAAGGCCTGTTCCTCCGAAGCGGTGACGAGGTCCGGATCGAGATCGAAGGCATCGGCACCCTCGTGAACACCTGCGCCTGA
- a CDS encoding MFS transporter codes for MTRGLTFLFAVAGGAAVGNLYWAQPLLDFIAEDLNASTAAAGWLVTATQIGYAAGILLLVPLGDVRDRRRLIPTMLLCSAIALLLCALAPSFGMLLVAITLLGVTTVSGQLLAPLAGDLADDANRGRVVGTVVSGILIGILVSRTVSGLIAGAAGWRTIYVVAAAVAVLFAALMYRAIPSLPPKNRMPYPALIASVWTVVRREPTVRWTLVLGSTAFAAFTMFWTSLTFLLSAPPFSYSVTGIGLFGLLGVAGALAAQRAGRLHDRGLSVPATGIAWTLLLVSFVLAAFAGRSVVLVVVVIVLLDIAVQSVNLLNQSRMFAVSNEARSRLNTAFVTSNFLGGAIGSAAASVLWTTGGWTAVTIAGMVLSGFALVVWALGRRGPLAVPPSG; via the coding sequence ATGACACGCGGACTGACCTTCCTCTTCGCGGTGGCGGGCGGCGCCGCCGTGGGGAACCTGTACTGGGCGCAGCCGTTGCTCGACTTCATCGCCGAGGACCTGAACGCCTCGACCGCCGCTGCGGGGTGGCTCGTCACGGCCACTCAGATCGGCTACGCCGCCGGCATCCTTCTCCTCGTGCCGCTCGGTGACGTACGGGACCGGCGAAGGCTCATCCCCACGATGCTGTTGTGCTCAGCGATCGCGTTGCTCCTGTGCGCGCTGGCACCCTCGTTCGGCATGCTGCTGGTCGCCATCACCCTGCTGGGGGTGACGACCGTCTCCGGGCAACTGCTCGCTCCGCTCGCCGGCGACCTGGCCGACGACGCCAACCGCGGCCGTGTGGTCGGGACCGTGGTGTCGGGCATCCTCATCGGCATCCTGGTGTCCCGGACGGTCAGTGGTCTGATCGCCGGTGCTGCCGGGTGGCGCACCATCTACGTCGTGGCGGCGGCCGTCGCCGTATTGTTCGCGGCGCTGATGTACCGCGCGATCCCTTCACTCCCGCCGAAGAACCGCATGCCCTACCCGGCACTCATCGCCTCCGTCTGGACGGTCGTACGACGTGAGCCCACCGTGCGCTGGACGCTGGTTCTGGGGTCGACGGCGTTCGCCGCGTTCACGATGTTCTGGACGTCGCTGACGTTCCTGCTCAGCGCCCCGCCCTTCAGCTATTCCGTGACCGGGATCGGACTCTTCGGGCTCCTCGGCGTGGCGGGTGCCCTCGCCGCCCAACGGGCCGGCCGCCTGCACGACCGCGGGCTGTCGGTGCCCGCGACCGGAATCGCGTGGACCCTGCTTCTGGTGTCGTTCGTCCTGGCGGCGTTCGCCGGGCGCTCCGTGGTGCTTGTCGTGGTCGTGATCGTCCTGCTCGACATAGCCGTCCAAAGCGTCAACCTCCTCAACCAGTCGCGGATGTTCGCCGTCTCGAACGAGGCACGCAGCAGGCTCAACACGGCCTTCGTCACGAGCAACTTCCTCGGCGGCGCCATCGGCTCGGCCGCAGCCTCGGTGCTGTGGACGACGGGCGGCTGGACGGCAGTGACGATCGCGGGCATGGTCCTCAGCGGCTTCGCCCTCGTCGTGTGGGCACTGGGTCGCCGGGGCCCGCTGGCCGTTCCGCCCTCTGGATGA
- a CDS encoding VOC family protein, translating to MPERAVDVRLGFFRVHEASHSQVLALFGIDSLIGTDASGPGLHRFQFGVGSLGELVAQFEHMSSMGVRPHRAANHGQATSFYYRDPDGNIVEFSCANFATTEEEVAFMSGPVFAANPSGLELDPDRFVARYRAGDSKDELLRLDNQAVAL from the coding sequence ATGCCCGAGCGAGCGGTCGACGTCCGACTGGGCTTCTTCCGTGTGCACGAGGCCTCGCACAGCCAGGTCCTCGCACTGTTCGGCATCGACAGCCTGATCGGGACCGACGCCTCCGGGCCGGGCCTGCATCGCTTCCAGTTCGGTGTCGGCTCGCTGGGCGAACTGGTCGCCCAGTTCGAGCACATGTCGTCCATGGGCGTGCGCCCGCACCGCGCCGCCAACCACGGCCAGGCCACCAGCTTCTACTACCGGGACCCGGACGGGAACATCGTCGAGTTCTCCTGCGCCAACTTCGCCACCACCGAGGAGGAGGTCGCCTTCATGTCCGGCCCCGTCTTCGCGGCGAACCCCTCCGGCCTGGAGCTCGACCCCGACCGCTTCGTCGCCCGCTACCGTGCCGGTGACTCCAAGGACGAGCTGCTGCGCCTGGACAACCAGGCGGTGGCCCTGTGA
- a CDS encoding TetR/AcrR family transcriptional regulator, whose protein sequence is MSRAGTRPQTYESTRGRPRSEAVEQAILEGVMRLLEDGVPLADLSVERIARTAGVGKAAIYRRWSDKEDLFVDVIRAAEPAEPAEPGLPGTSMRDDLIVLMESLRQRTLVSRSSAILRNAHAQMRSSPKIWAAYHSGVITPRRNLGLEILRRGRLNGELRADVDPHLAIDMFVGPLLIRSFVHPGPDLPDGLAEQIVDTVLHGLRPGGSPSA, encoded by the coding sequence ATGAGCCGTGCCGGGACCCGTCCGCAGACGTACGAATCGACTCGTGGCCGTCCCCGCAGTGAGGCCGTCGAACAGGCCATCCTGGAGGGGGTGATGAGGCTCCTCGAGGACGGCGTCCCGCTGGCCGATCTCTCCGTCGAGCGCATCGCACGCACCGCCGGCGTCGGCAAGGCAGCCATCTACCGCCGCTGGAGCGACAAGGAGGATCTGTTCGTCGACGTCATACGCGCCGCCGAGCCCGCCGAGCCCGCCGAGCCCGGACTCCCCGGCACTTCGATGCGGGACGACCTGATCGTTCTGATGGAGTCACTGCGCCAACGCACTCTGGTCAGCCGCTCGTCGGCGATCCTGCGCAACGCGCACGCCCAGATGAGGAGCAGCCCGAAAATATGGGCCGCTTACCACTCCGGTGTGATCACTCCCCGGCGGAACCTCGGACTGGAGATCCTCCGGCGAGGCCGGCTGAACGGGGAACTTCGTGCGGACGTCGACCCGCACCTGGCCATCGACATGTTCGTCGGCCCCCTGCTCATCCGCTCGTTCGTACACCCCGGCCCCGACCTCCCCGACGGACTGGCCGAACAGATCGTCGACACCGTCCTCCACGGCCTACGGCCCGGAGGCTCCCCGAGTGCTTGA
- a CDS encoding MarR family winged helix-turn-helix transcriptional regulator — protein MTDAAFPTTGYLTWQFSQIIAGRLERALRAEDLTLAQHNALQQVLWTPGVSAAEIARRSGITAQSMGAAVSRLVERGLLRREPHPTSRRSMRLYTTDEGQATAARAASIARRIEQETTSPLSPDDKDAIHRLLYRLVEELNPDALALDSRP, from the coding sequence GTGACCGACGCGGCGTTCCCCACCACCGGATATCTCACCTGGCAGTTCTCCCAGATCATCGCCGGACGGCTGGAGCGGGCGCTGCGCGCGGAGGACCTCACGTTGGCTCAGCACAACGCTCTGCAGCAGGTCCTCTGGACGCCGGGGGTGTCCGCCGCGGAGATCGCGCGCCGCTCCGGCATCACGGCCCAGTCCATGGGGGCCGCGGTGAGCCGGCTCGTCGAGCGAGGACTGCTGCGACGTGAGCCGCATCCGACCAGCCGCCGCAGCATGCGCCTGTACACGACCGATGAGGGGCAGGCGACGGCCGCTCGTGCCGCGTCGATCGCCCGGCGGATCGAACAGGAGACGACCTCGCCGCTCTCTCCGGATGACAAGGACGCCATTCACCGGCTGCTCTACCGTCTGGTCGAGGAACTGAATCCCGATGCCCTTGCCCTCGACAGCCGCCCCTGA